In a single window of the Melioribacteraceae bacterium genome:
- a CDS encoding AMP-binding protein translates to MSDIKKLTLHHVLNSSTEKWGERTFVSFVDGKEISYHQFKKSVNILTNFLKESGIIAGDKVAILSENQPNWGIAYFAITTIGAIAVPIMVEFSTIEIAHILRHSESKVILVSAKLYNKIEDIQSDTLSTQLLLDDFSIIPPNTKNDIVKEVISGGKKEFAKIKEAALKLVGIIPSEVEEDNIALILYTSGTTGHSKGVMLTHKNIVSDALSTLDMIHMDENDRMLSILPLFHTMESTLGLVVPFIKGASVTYIDKPPTAAALLPALKKVKPTVMLAVPLVIEKIYRLRILPEIKKKFLVRSLYKLPAVRKKLNHIAGGKLKQTFGGELRMFCIGGAAISADVETFLREAGFPYAIGYGLTETSPLVTGTGPENVRFRSCGKPMKWMQVKIDSPDPINGEGEILIKGPNVMKGYYKDPDKTNEVFTKDGWFKSGDLGVFDKDGFLYIKGRSKNVIIGSNGKNVYPEEIESIINENPIVLESLVLPKGDQLVARIFLNYEVIEAEHNIAKLNDHKAREIINSVIDSILLDVNAKINTFSRIHKVIEQREPFEKTPTQKIKRYLYID, encoded by the coding sequence ATGTCAGATATAAAAAAACTAACGCTGCATCATGTTTTAAACTCCAGCACTGAAAAATGGGGAGAAAGAACCTTTGTATCATTTGTTGATGGCAAGGAAATTAGTTACCATCAATTTAAAAAGAGTGTTAATATCCTCACTAATTTTTTGAAAGAAAGTGGAATCATAGCCGGTGATAAGGTGGCAATTTTAAGCGAGAACCAGCCTAACTGGGGTATAGCTTATTTTGCCATTACCACAATTGGCGCTATTGCTGTTCCAATTATGGTTGAGTTTAGCACAATAGAAATTGCCCATATCCTAAGACATTCTGAAAGTAAAGTAATATTGGTTTCCGCAAAGTTGTACAATAAAATTGAGGATATTCAATCTGATACATTAAGCACACAATTACTGCTTGATGATTTTTCTATAATACCCCCCAACACAAAAAACGATATTGTTAAAGAAGTAATTTCCGGCGGTAAAAAGGAATTTGCTAAAATAAAAGAAGCGGCATTAAAACTTGTTGGTATTATTCCATCGGAAGTTGAAGAAGATAATATTGCTCTAATTCTCTATACCTCCGGTACTACAGGTCATTCAAAAGGAGTTATGCTTACTCATAAAAATATTGTTTCAGACGCTCTCTCAACTCTTGATATGATTCATATGGACGAAAATGATAGAATGCTCTCCATTCTTCCATTATTTCATACGATGGAATCAACATTGGGACTCGTAGTTCCATTCATTAAAGGTGCATCGGTAACTTATATTGATAAACCCCCAACCGCGGCGGCACTGCTTCCCGCTCTCAAAAAAGTAAAACCTACTGTAATGCTGGCAGTACCATTAGTAATAGAAAAAATATACCGGCTTAGAATCCTTCCCGAAATAAAGAAAAAGTTTTTAGTGAGGTCTTTGTACAAACTGCCTGCTGTAAGAAAAAAACTTAATCACATCGCTGGTGGTAAATTAAAACAAACATTTGGCGGCGAGTTAAGAATGTTTTGTATCGGCGGAGCGGCAATTTCGGCCGATGTTGAAACATTTTTAAGAGAAGCCGGATTTCCTTATGCAATTGGGTATGGACTTACAGAAACATCTCCTTTGGTAACCGGAACCGGTCCGGAAAATGTCCGCTTTCGATCCTGCGGTAAACCAATGAAATGGATGCAAGTGAAAATTGATAGTCCCGATCCAATTAATGGAGAAGGGGAAATATTAATAAAGGGTCCAAATGTAATGAAGGGATATTATAAAGATCCCGATAAAACGAATGAGGTCTTTACTAAAGATGGATGGTTTAAAAGCGGCGATTTAGGCGTGTTTGATAAAGATGGTTTTTTGTATATAAAGGGAAGAAGCAAAAATGTAATTATTGGTTCAAACGGAAAGAATGTTTATCCCGAAGAAATCGAATCTATAATTAATGAAAATCCAATTGTACTCGAATCTTTAGTTCTTCCCAAAGGGGATCAGCTTGTTGCCAGAATATTTCTAAATTATGAGGTAATTGAAGCGGAACATAACATCGCAAAGTTAAATGATCATAAAGCGCGCGAGATAATTAATTCTGTCATCGATTCAATATTGTTAGATGTTAATGCTAAAATAAATACTTTCTCAAGAATTCATAAAGTTATAGAACAGAGAGAACCTTTTGAAAAAACTCCAACTCAAAAAATTAAACGATATTTATACATCGATTAA
- a CDS encoding carboxy terminal-processing peptidase — MKKLIVFTLFVLAINIFAQNPEAVLNKNHKIDSSAVVIPDEFHKRTSQVITQMLSSYHYKKQVLNDSLSSKIFDEYIQNLDNNKLYFLKSDIDEFETYRLQFDDFLKEGNLEVPFKIFNIYKNRLDERIKHVRNLLSTEFDFTVDESFVPDRKELPWAISPEELNELWRLRVKSDILNLVLSGKDQKSSAEVILKRYQNFHKIILQYEAEDVFSLAVNSFTQVIDPHTDYFSPAASDNFNIAMKLSLEGIGATLRSENDYTIVAGIVAGGPAFKSGLLQEEDRIIAVGQGEDGELVDIIGWRLDDAIQLIRGKKGTTVRLSILKAKDGINGAPQEIKIVREEVKLEDQAAKDEIINIRNEGIDYRYGVIKLPSFYTDWEGHRLGKPDYRSTTRDVKKILDKFKTEKVDGVILDLRNNGGGSLQEAISLTGLFIKTGPVVQVRNSTNIIEVENDYDANVYYNGPLAVIINRFSASASEIFAGAIQDYGAGIVLGENSYGKGTVQNMIDLNKIVPVSNKKMGQIKMTVAKFYRITGNSTQRLGVQPDIEFPSPYETEEMGERAKPSALAFDKINTTQFSKVNEYEDIIQMLLKKHDHRMKTDPEYQIHLDEIAEFNANQSKKTVSLNENQRKEERKLAEDRKKKREEERAKLTGIKIKDKKEVEAVKKSEPDFDLKESGRILTDLILSKVG, encoded by the coding sequence ATGAAAAAACTTATCGTATTTACCCTTTTCGTTTTGGCTATAAATATATTTGCTCAAAACCCTGAAGCGGTATTAAATAAAAATCATAAAATTGATTCATCGGCAGTAGTAATACCGGACGAATTTCACAAAAGGACTAGTCAGGTAATTACACAAATGCTTTCTAGTTACCACTATAAAAAGCAAGTGTTAAATGATTCATTATCTTCCAAAATCTTTGATGAGTACATTCAAAATTTAGATAATAATAAACTCTACTTTTTGAAATCTGATATTGATGAGTTTGAAACCTACAGACTTCAGTTTGATGATTTTTTAAAAGAAGGAAATTTAGAAGTACCCTTCAAAATATTTAATATTTATAAGAACAGATTAGACGAAAGAATAAAGCATGTTCGGAATCTTTTGAGTACAGAGTTTGATTTTACGGTGGATGAATCATTCGTCCCCGATCGTAAAGAGTTGCCCTGGGCGATTTCTCCTGAAGAGCTTAACGAACTATGGAGACTGCGGGTTAAAAGTGATATTCTTAATTTAGTACTTAGCGGAAAAGATCAAAAAAGTTCTGCCGAAGTTATATTGAAGCGATATCAAAATTTTCATAAAATAATTTTGCAGTACGAAGCAGAAGATGTTTTTTCATTAGCTGTTAATTCATTTACACAGGTAATTGATCCTCACACAGATTATTTTTCTCCCGCGGCTTCAGACAATTTTAATATTGCGATGAAGCTCTCTCTTGAAGGTATTGGCGCTACACTTCGTTCCGAAAATGATTATACTATTGTTGCCGGTATTGTAGCTGGTGGACCAGCATTTAAAAGCGGTCTTCTCCAGGAAGAAGATAGAATTATTGCCGTTGGACAAGGAGAAGATGGTGAACTGGTTGATATTATTGGCTGGAGATTGGATGACGCAATTCAATTAATTAGAGGTAAAAAAGGCACCACTGTTCGTTTATCTATTTTAAAAGCAAAAGATGGTATAAACGGCGCTCCTCAGGAAATAAAAATTGTTAGAGAAGAAGTAAAGTTAGAAGATCAAGCGGCTAAGGATGAAATAATTAATATTAGAAATGAAGGAATTGATTACAGATATGGAGTAATTAAATTACCCTCCTTTTACACTGATTGGGAAGGACATAGATTGGGGAAACCCGATTACCGCTCGACAACACGTGATGTAAAAAAGATACTTGATAAATTCAAAACAGAAAAAGTTGATGGGGTAATTTTAGATTTAAGAAATAATGGGGGCGGTTCGCTTCAAGAAGCAATTAGTTTAACCGGTTTGTTTATTAAAACGGGTCCCGTTGTGCAGGTGAGAAATTCAACAAATATTATCGAGGTTGAAAACGATTACGATGCCAATGTGTATTATAATGGTCCGCTCGCGGTAATTATTAATAGATTCAGCGCATCAGCCTCGGAAATTTTTGCCGGCGCTATTCAAGATTATGGAGCAGGTATTGTTTTGGGTGAAAATTCGTACGGCAAAGGTACTGTTCAAAACATGATTGATCTTAATAAAATTGTTCCGGTTTCAAATAAAAAAATGGGACAGATTAAAATGACAGTCGCAAAGTTTTACAGAATTACCGGTAATTCCACTCAAAGATTAGGAGTTCAGCCGGATATAGAATTTCCGTCCCCTTACGAAACTGAAGAGATGGGGGAACGGGCTAAACCGAGCGCTCTTGCATTCGATAAAATTAATACTACACAGTTCAGCAAAGTGAATGAGTATGAAGATATTATTCAGATGCTGCTGAAAAAACATGATCATAGAATGAAAACAGATCCCGAGTATCAAATTCATTTAGATGAAATTGCCGAGTTTAATGCTAATCAATCAAAGAAAACAGTTTCTCTAAATGAGAATCAAAGAAAAGAAGAGAGAAAACTTGCCGAGGATAGAAAGAAGAAAAGGGAAGAAGAGAGAGCTAAATTGACTGGAATAAAAATCAAAGATAAAAAAGAGGTTGAGGCTGTTAAAAAAAGTGAACCGGATTTCGATTTGAAGGAAAGCGGCAGAATATTAACAGATCTAATACTTTCCAAAGTTGGATAA
- the ggt gene encoding gamma-glutamyltransferase, protein MNTIKNTLYLFLLMLTVSFAQDRITGKKFATRSEVIAQHGMAATSQPLATQVALYILKNGGSAIDAAIAANACLGLMEPTGCGIGGDLFAIVWSAKDQKLYGLNGSGRSPYSLTIEHFKKNNIKRIPPLGPLPVSVPGCVDGWFELHKKFGKLKMTEILAPAIKYARDGFPVSELISYYWQRNAQSLKQFPGFEEIFMKNGRGPAKGEIWKNLFLADTYQKLAENGRDYFYKGEVAERIESYMREVGGFLTKKDFEEHTSTWIEPVSTNYRGYDVWELPPNGQGIAALQMLNILEKYPIKDFGFGSKEHIHYFIEAKKLAFEDRAKFYADPEFNKIPVKELISKEYAETRRKLINDNRAARTVDAGNPALNEGDTIYLTVADAEGNMISLIQSNYRGMGSGMTPHKLGFVLQDRGEMFTLEEGHFNSYAPHKRPFHTIIPAFVTKDGKPFLSFGVMGGATQPQGHAQIVMNIIDFGMSIQEAGDAPRILHEGSSEPTGEKMTSGGEVCLETGFDYEVIRELVKMGHKVRFDVGNYGGYQAIMFDYENKVYYGASESRKDGQAGGF, encoded by the coding sequence ATGAACACAATCAAAAATACTTTATACTTGTTTCTGCTAATGCTGACTGTAAGTTTTGCACAGGATAGAATTACGGGCAAAAAATTTGCGACCCGTTCCGAAGTAATAGCACAGCATGGAATGGCGGCAACCAGTCAGCCCCTTGCAACACAAGTGGCGCTCTATATTTTGAAAAATGGAGGCAGCGCAATTGATGCGGCAATAGCGGCTAATGCCTGTCTTGGTTTAATGGAACCTACCGGATGCGGAATTGGCGGTGATCTATTCGCGATTGTATGGAGCGCTAAAGATCAAAAATTATATGGATTAAATGGAAGCGGGCGTTCCCCCTATTCATTAACAATAGAACATTTCAAAAAAAATAATATTAAAAGAATCCCACCGCTTGGACCATTGCCTGTGAGTGTGCCCGGTTGTGTTGACGGCTGGTTCGAGCTTCATAAAAAATTTGGAAAATTAAAGATGACCGAAATTCTTGCGCCGGCAATTAAATATGCGAGAGATGGATTTCCGGTTTCAGAATTAATTTCCTACTACTGGCAGCGCAATGCTCAATCATTAAAACAATTCCCCGGCTTCGAAGAAATATTTATGAAAAATGGGAGAGGTCCGGCAAAAGGGGAAATTTGGAAGAATCTATTTTTAGCCGATACTTATCAAAAGCTCGCGGAAAATGGGAGAGATTATTTTTATAAAGGTGAAGTTGCCGAAAGAATTGAATCTTATATGAGAGAGGTTGGCGGATTTCTCACAAAAAAAGATTTTGAAGAGCATACTTCTACCTGGATTGAACCTGTTTCTACAAATTACCGTGGTTATGATGTTTGGGAATTGCCTCCTAACGGACAAGGAATTGCGGCGCTTCAAATGTTGAATATATTAGAGAAATATCCAATTAAGGATTTTGGCTTTGGTTCTAAAGAACATATTCACTATTTCATTGAGGCTAAAAAATTAGCGTTTGAAGACCGTGCAAAATTTTACGCTGATCCTGAGTTCAATAAAATTCCGGTTAAGGAATTAATATCAAAAGAGTATGCCGAGACAAGAAGAAAATTAATTAATGATAACAGAGCCGCGAGAACTGTTGATGCAGGCAATCCCGCATTGAATGAGGGGGATACAATCTATCTCACTGTCGCCGATGCTGAAGGTAATATGATCTCATTAATTCAAAGCAACTACCGTGGAATGGGAAGCGGGATGACTCCCCACAAACTGGGTTTCGTTCTTCAAGATCGTGGTGAAATGTTCACTCTTGAAGAGGGACATTTCAACTCTTACGCTCCTCATAAAAGACCATTTCATACAATCATTCCAGCTTTTGTTACTAAAGATGGAAAACCATTTTTAAGTTTTGGAGTTATGGGAGGCGCTACTCAACCGCAAGGACACGCGCAAATAGTAATGAACATTATCGATTTTGGAATGAGCATTCAGGAAGCGGGGGACGCCCCAAGAATTCTGCATGAAGGTTCATCCGAACCAACCGGCGAAAAAATGACAAGTGGCGGTGAGGTTTGTCTCGAAACCGGATTTGATTATGAGGTGATTCGTGAGCTGGTTAAGATGGGGCACAAAGTGCGTTTCGATGTTGGTAATTATGGAGGCTATCAGGCAATAATGTTTGATTACGAAAACAAAGTTTATTATGGCGCATCGGAATCGAGAAAGGATGGACAAGCGGGAGGGTTTTAA
- the ybaK gene encoding Cys-tRNA(Pro) deacylase yields MKTNAVRILESKKIDHQTFDYDVSEDELDAVSVAKKINADPESVFKTLVTRNEKNELLVFVIPGDQELNLKKAAIVSSSKKIEMIKVKEIQSLTGYIRGGCSPIGMKKLFPTFIDETCEIFDFIFISAGVRGTQIKIAPVDLKRVIDAKTADLI; encoded by the coding sequence ATGAAAACTAACGCGGTACGCATTCTAGAATCAAAAAAAATAGATCACCAAACATTTGATTACGATGTAAGCGAAGATGAACTGGATGCTGTTTCCGTTGCAAAAAAAATAAATGCCGATCCGGAGTCAGTCTTTAAGACTCTTGTTACTAGAAATGAAAAAAATGAATTACTTGTTTTTGTGATCCCAGGAGACCAAGAATTAAATCTGAAGAAAGCTGCAATAGTCTCCTCTTCAAAAAAAATTGAGATGATAAAAGTGAAGGAGATTCAATCATTAACGGGTTATATTCGGGGCGGGTGTTCTCCAATTGGAATGAAGAAGCTTTTTCCAACATTTATTGATGAGACTTGTGAGATTTTCGATTTTATTTTTATAAGTGCCGGTGTGAGGGGAACGCAAATTAAAATAGCACCAGTAGAT
- a CDS encoding alanine racemase: MKNIFDDIKTPTLFLDKEKCVANISRMAEKAKKQNLIFRPHFKTHQSLEIGKWFREFGVNKITVSSLQMGEYFADDGWKDITVAFPINIREIERINLLAAKIKLNILVESVEAIIFLNSKLTCPVNYFIKIDSGYHRTGVDPQDTKLISDIIEASDKNPKLKFAGFLTHAGHSYKCRGIEEIENVHSSSKDVMIKLKQDFASLNPVISIGDTPSCSVTNDFAGIDEVRPGNFVFYDYTQYLIGSCSLDEIVTAMACPIVAKHSSRNEIVIYGGSHHFSKDSAIVSNGQTSYGLVVNLNDNGWTFFEEECHVISLSQEHGIIRATDKIFNKYSIGGIIGIIPIHSCLAAIAMGRYLAFEKNGISYWVQHI, encoded by the coding sequence ATGAAAAATATTTTTGATGATATTAAAACACCGACTCTATTTCTCGATAAAGAAAAATGTGTCGCTAATATTTCCAGAATGGCAGAGAAAGCAAAAAAGCAAAATTTAATTTTCCGCCCCCATTTTAAAACTCATCAATCATTAGAAATTGGTAAGTGGTTTAGAGAGTTTGGTGTTAATAAGATTACAGTTTCATCATTACAGATGGGAGAGTATTTTGCCGATGATGGATGGAAGGATATAACCGTTGCATTCCCTATAAATATTAGAGAAATAGAAAGGATTAATTTATTAGCGGCGAAAATTAAGTTGAATATACTTGTTGAATCGGTTGAAGCAATTATATTTTTGAATTCGAAGCTTACTTGTCCTGTAAATTATTTTATAAAGATAGACAGCGGATATCATAGAACCGGGGTTGATCCGCAGGACACAAAATTAATTTCTGATATTATCGAGGCGTCAGATAAAAATCCCAAGTTAAAGTTTGCCGGATTTTTAACACATGCCGGGCATTCTTACAAGTGTCGTGGAATTGAAGAAATAGAAAATGTGCACAGTTCAAGTAAGGATGTAATGATAAAACTAAAGCAAGATTTTGCTTCACTTAATCCGGTGATATCTATTGGAGATACTCCCTCATGCAGTGTTACAAATGATTTTGCGGGGATTGACGAGGTGCGTCCAGGTAATTTTGTTTTTTATGATTACACACAATATTTAATTGGTTCATGCTCACTTGATGAAATTGTTACGGCAATGGCATGCCCGATTGTAGCAAAACATTCATCACGAAATGAAATTGTAATTTATGGTGGTAGTCATCATTTTTCGAAAGATTCAGCTATTGTAAGTAATGGACAGACGAGCTATGGGTTAGTAGTTAATTTAAATGATAATGGCTGGACATTTTTTGAAGAAGAATGCCATGTAATTAGTCTAAGTCAAGAACATGGAATTATTCGCGCTACAGATAAAATATTTAACAAGTATAGTATTGGCGGTATAATTGGCATTATTCCAATCCATTCGTGCTTAGCCGCAATAGCAATGGGGCGATATTTAGCATTTGAGAAAAATGGAATATCGTATTGGGTCCAGCATATCTAA
- a CDS encoding thymidine phosphorylase, which yields MNAIEIIRRKRDGFSLSKNEIEYLITNYTNGKIPDYQFSAFLMAAFIKGMNKEETAQLTNSMLYSGKVINLNEIKGKKVDKHSTGGVGDKTSLILAPIVAAAGVNVPMISGRGLGHTGGTLDKLEAIPGFITNLTLPKYKSVIKKCGAVLIGQTKDIAPADKLIYALRDVTATVESIPLITASIMSKKLAEGIDGLVLDVKTGSGAFMKNYDDAVQLANSLTNTAKAFGKKVIAYVTDMNQPLGNYIGNWLEVYESIKVLKNEQPGDLMELSLLLSGAMIFLGGKSKSVEQGIEIARRQIENGNAFKKFVEIVKLQGGDISFINNPEKYPKSKIHDKILAGKTGYIKSINSFEIGMASLMLGGGRLKLDDVIDPKAGIIFYPKIGQKISKGELIAEIFTDKKFMVEETKTKIINSITISSKKCEPVSLIKTIIK from the coding sequence ATGAACGCAATTGAAATTATCAGAAGAAAAAGAGATGGGTTCTCGCTTTCAAAAAATGAGATTGAATATTTAATTACAAATTACACTAATGGTAAAATCCCCGATTATCAATTCTCCGCTTTTTTAATGGCGGCGTTTATTAAGGGAATGAATAAAGAGGAGACTGCTCAACTAACTAATTCCATGCTATACAGCGGTAAAGTAATTAACCTAAATGAAATTAAAGGGAAAAAAGTAGATAAACATTCTACCGGTGGAGTTGGAGATAAAACATCATTAATATTGGCGCCTATTGTTGCCGCCGCGGGTGTTAATGTTCCAATGATTAGCGGACGGGGTTTGGGGCATACCGGCGGAACTTTAGATAAACTTGAGGCAATCCCCGGTTTTATTACAAATTTAACTCTGCCTAAATATAAATCGGTGATTAAAAAATGCGGCGCGGTTTTGATTGGGCAGACAAAAGATATTGCCCCGGCTGATAAATTAATTTATGCTCTTCGCGATGTTACCGCTACAGTTGAATCAATTCCATTAATTACCGCAAGTATCATGAGTAAAAAATTAGCCGAGGGAATTGATGGATTAGTTCTCGATGTAAAAACAGGCAGCGGCGCTTTTATGAAAAATTACGATGACGCGGTTCAACTTGCTAATTCATTGACAAATACGGCTAAGGCATTCGGAAAAAAAGTTATTGCTTATGTAACCGATATGAATCAACCTCTTGGAAATTATATCGGCAATTGGCTTGAGGTTTATGAAAGCATCAAAGTATTGAAAAATGAACAGCCTGGTGATTTGATGGAACTGAGCTTATTGCTTTCGGGGGCAATGATATTTTTAGGAGGCAAATCGAAATCGGTTGAACAGGGAATTGAGATTGCACGCAGGCAAATCGAAAATGGCAACGCGTTTAAAAAGTTTGTGGAAATAGTAAAACTTCAGGGAGGAGATATTTCCTTTATTAACAATCCGGAGAAATATCCAAAATCAAAAATTCATGATAAAATATTAGCGGGGAAAACCGGCTACATCAAATCAATTAATTCATTTGAAATTGGAATGGCTTCATTGATGCTGGGTGGAGGCAGATTAAAATTAGATGATGTAATTGACCCGAAAGCCGGGATTATCTTCTATCCTAAAATCGGGCAGAAAATATCTAAAGGTGAGTTGATTGCCGAAATTTTTACAGATAAAAAGTTTATGGTTGAAGAGACTAAAACCAAAATTATTAATTCAATTACTATCTCTTCTAAAAAGTGTGAGCCGGTTTCATTAATAAAGACAATAATTAAGTGA
- a CDS encoding cation transporter, whose translation MSHRLKRATDVALIINTFLFIIKAIVGVLSNSIAVISEALNSFTDVLVSIGIKISVQMSREKPDHKHQFGHNAAQPIAAFILSVFAFVVGINIIEESVKRLIDPQDVSTNPIVYIVLITTIITKIVLSRYQVKIGKLFNSPAVRAASVDSVNDVLASSIALVGIIGTSYNINSFDSIAGILVAFFIFKSGYEVAKENLDYLMGRSASAEFEDNIRKITCGIKGVKGINDIRSHYVGNKFHIEIHIEVDKDSATSITHDIGNTVRFKLEEMEEVQKVFVHVDPV comes from the coding sequence ATGTCTCATAGATTAAAACGCGCGACCGATGTCGCGCTTATAATAAATACTTTTCTTTTTATTATAAAGGCAATCGTGGGTGTGCTTTCAAATTCGATTGCTGTAATTTCGGAAGCGCTTAATTCATTTACCGATGTTCTTGTTTCAATAGGAATAAAAATATCAGTACAAATGAGCCGTGAGAAACCGGATCACAAACATCAATTCGGTCATAACGCCGCTCAACCTATTGCGGCTTTCATTCTTTCTGTTTTTGCGTTTGTGGTTGGTATTAATATAATTGAAGAATCGGTAAAACGTTTAATCGACCCTCAAGATGTAAGCACAAATCCAATTGTTTATATTGTTCTAATTACTACAATTATTACAAAGATAGTTCTAAGCCGGTATCAGGTTAAAATTGGTAAGTTGTTTAATAGTCCCGCTGTTCGAGCCGCATCGGTTGATAGCGTAAATGATGTTCTGGCGTCATCAATAGCTTTAGTGGGAATTATTGGCACATCCTATAATATTAATTCATTTGATAGCATTGCGGGAATCCTAGTAGCATTTTTTATTTTTAAATCAGGATACGAAGTAGCCAAAGAAAATTTAGATTATTTAATGGGGCGTTCTGCTTCAGCCGAATTTGAAGATAATATTAGAAAGATTACATGTGGTATTAAGGGGGTTAAAGGTATTAATGATATCCGGTCTCACTATGTCGGGAATAAATTTCATATAGAAATTCATATTGAAGTAGATAAAGACAGCGCTACTTCAATTACCCATGATATCGGCAATACTGTTCGGTTTAAGTTGGAAGAAATGGAAGAAGTTCAAAAAGTTTTTGTTCATGTCGACCCGGTTTGA
- the pepT gene encoding peptidase T: MFDPNYAFTVVDRFLKYVKYETTSDEESVSFPSDLKQLELSKALVDELKQIGLADVEMDEYGYVMATLPSNIDKDVPVIGFIAHVDTSPAVSGKDVNPIIHNNYKGGDIVLPQNSQVIDAAGNPELSEMIGFDIITSDGSTLLGADDKAGIAEIIDAMNYLIQHPEIKHGKIRICFTPDEEVGRGTEKFDVQKFGAKFAYTIDGSTRGEVETETFSADAVVIKFNGKNVHPGYAKNKMINAVKVAARFLEMLPKNTLSPETTEKREGYVHPNQINGNETVTTLKFIIRDFTAEKLVEFENFLKEMCERTVLEFPGSSFDFEVIQQYRNMKYVLDKHPEVEANAVEALNRLGIKPINSAIRGGTDGSRLSYMGLPTPNLFAGGHNFHAYTEYVAAQDMEAAVKMIVTLAEVWGEKS; encoded by the coding sequence ATGTTCGATCCTAATTATGCATTTACGGTTGTTGACCGCTTTCTAAAATACGTAAAATATGAGACTACTTCAGATGAAGAATCGGTTTCCTTTCCCAGTGACTTAAAACAATTGGAGCTTTCTAAAGCATTAGTAGATGAATTAAAGCAGATTGGTCTGGCCGATGTTGAAATGGATGAATATGGCTATGTAATGGCAACTTTACCCTCGAACATTGATAAAGATGTGCCGGTTATTGGATTTATTGCTCATGTTGATACCTCTCCCGCTGTTAGTGGAAAAGATGTAAATCCAATAATTCATAATAATTATAAGGGGGGAGATATTGTTCTTCCTCAAAACTCACAAGTAATTGATGCCGCAGGTAATCCTGAATTAAGTGAAATGATCGGGTTTGATATAATTACATCTGACGGCTCCACACTTTTAGGCGCCGATGATAAAGCCGGTATTGCCGAAATTATCGACGCGATGAATTATTTAATACAGCATCCCGAAATTAAGCATGGTAAAATTAGAATATGCTTTACTCCCGACGAGGAAGTTGGGCGCGGTACCGAAAAATTTGATGTTCAAAAATTCGGCGCAAAGTTTGCCTACACAATTGATGGCTCTACCCGCGGTGAAGTTGAAACAGAAACATTTAGCGCCGATGCGGTGGTAATTAAATTTAATGGTAAAAACGTGCATCCCGGTTATGCTAAAAATAAAATGATTAATGCTGTTAAAGTCGCTGCCAGATTTTTGGAGATGCTGCCCAAAAATACACTTTCCCCCGAAACAACTGAAAAGAGGGAAGGATATGTTCATCCAAACCAGATTAACGGTAATGAAACAGTAACTACGCTTAAATTTATTATCCGTGATTTTACCGCTGAAAAACTGGTTGAATTTGAAAACTTTTTGAAAGAAATGTGCGAGAGAACAGTACTTGAATTCCCCGGTTCCTCCTTCGATTTTGAAGTAATACAACAATATCGCAATATGAAATATGTACTTGATAAACATCCTGAAGTTGAAGCCAACGCAGTTGAAGCTTTGAATAGATTGGGAATAAAACCTATTAACTCGGCTATTCGCGGAGGTACAGATGGATCAAGATTGAGTTATATGGGATTGCCAACCCCTAATTTATTCGCCGGCGGTCATAATTTTCATGCATATACAGAATATGTAGCCGCGCAGGATATGGAAGCCGCAGTTAAAATGATTGTAACTCTTGCTGAGGTTTGGGGAGAGAAATCGTAA
- a CDS encoding MmcQ/YjbR family DNA-binding protein, with protein sequence MNIDIVRKHSLAKKGTSEDFPFDEDTLVLRVGKKMFALISVTEPFRINLKCDPELAVELREKYDAITPGFHMNKTHWNTVNFDGSIPDKEILEMIDHSYNLVFVSLPKKIRLEIGEGE encoded by the coding sequence TTGAATATTGATATTGTGAGAAAACATTCTTTAGCGAAAAAGGGAACAAGCGAAGATTTCCCTTTCGATGAAGATACCCTTGTATTAAGGGTGGGGAAAAAGATGTTCGCGTTAATTAGTGTTACTGAGCCATTCCGTATAAATTTGAAATGCGATCCTGAACTTGCCGTTGAATTACGGGAAAAGTATGACGCTATTACTCCCGGTTTTCATATGAATAAAACACATTGGAACACTGTGAACTTCGACGGCTCTATACCCGATAAGGAGATTCTTGAAATGATTGACCATTCTTATAATTTGGTTTTTGTTTCACTTCCGAAAAAGATTAGACTTGAAATTGGTGAGGGAGAATAA